AGGGACAACATAATCTTGACGTCCATGTACGATTAAAACTGGAGGATGTGTAGCAGTTATTGATTTCAGGGGATGCAAATAGCCACTTAAACTAGTTAAGCCAGCCAAGGGTAATGTAAGTCCTACATCCAAAGTCATCGCCCCGCCTTGAGAAAATCCACTCAAAATCGTGTGAGATAAAGGAATACCAGTAGTACTTTCGAGTGACTGTAGCCACTCTATTAATGATTGACGACTTTCTGCTAGCCCCTGTCCTTGGTTTTCGTGTAGGTTATACCACATTCTTCCTGTAGAAACGTAGGGATGTGGGAAAGGTGCATTGGGAAACAAAAATTGGTAGTCAGGTAGGTTTAGTAGTTGCGATAGCGGGGCTAAATCTTGAGCATTCGCGCCCCAACCATGCAAAAAAACAATCACTCCCTTAGGTGGTTCCCCTGTCATTGGGGGAACTGTAATAACTTCTAAAGGCAGAACCGTACTCCTTAAATTAAACTTCTTAATCAGA
Above is a genomic segment from Gloeocapsopsis sp. IPPAS B-1203 containing:
- a CDS encoding alpha/beta hydrolase is translated as MTGEPPKGVIVFLHGWGANAQDLAPLSQLLNLPDYQFLFPNAPFPHPYVSTGRMWYNLHENQGQGLAESRQSLIEWLQSLESTTGIPLSHTILSGFSQGGAMTLDVGLTLPLAGLTSLSGYLHPLKSITATHPPVLIVHGRQDYVVPLSAAISAREQLMQSGVAVQYHEFEMGHEIRPEAIPVIRDFVVTKLSGESKQVS